In Pseudorca crassidens isolate mPseCra1 chromosome 13, mPseCra1.hap1, whole genome shotgun sequence, the following proteins share a genomic window:
- the LGSN gene encoding lengsin, which yields MTNTYLVLTTHQALLVRLNGATRKFVGCTCNVNYLINISKLDIRDEGNETKASRMSKLRNTRKEVTKLHSLSTEIGEVDIANSKERIRNQMVCHKLGDTNKPVMGPGSAESHLPEDDKDSKDQKIVIKPLPIKTSVNAPDGEFHPNSNYTDNTGNSTQIPTAPQLSSRMKHIKQEMAKNHLQFVRFEATDLHGVSRSKSIPAQFFQEKVIHGVYMPRGYLELIPNPKDNEVDHIRATCFNSDIVLMPELSTFRVLPWAERTARVICDTFTVTGEPLLTSPRHIAKRQLSRLQDSDFSLFSAFIYDFCTFGVPEIINSKTISLPASALLNDHDQPFIQELVDGLYHTGANVESFSSSTRPGQMEICFLPEFGISSADNAFTFRTAVKEVARKYNYITSFFIETGFCNSGILSHSLWDVDGKKNMFCSSSGMEQLTTTGKKWLAGLLKHSAALSCLMAPAASCRKRYFKDSKDLKESVPTTWAYNDNSCAFNIKCHGEKGTRIENKLGSATANPYLVLAATVAAGLDGLQRNDGVLAAPEDGTDLHQPKFSEIPLKLEDALMALEEDQCLRQALGETFIRYFVAMKKYELESEETDAERNKFLEYFI from the exons GACATCAGAGATGAAGGTAATGAGACTAAAGCCAGCAGGATGAGTAAATTAAGAAATACAAGAAAGGAAGTCACTAAACTACATAGTTTGTCAACTGAAATAGGAGAAGTGGATATAGCCAACTCAAAAG AAAGGATTAGAAACCAAATGGTGTGTCACAAATTGGGGGATACCAATAAACCAGTCATGGGACCTGGCTCTGCTGAATCTCATTTGCCAGAAGATGACAAGGATTCCAAAGATCAGAAAATAGTGATAAAGCCATTGCCCATCAAAACATCAGTTAACGCTCCTGATGGTGAATTTCACCCAAACTCCAACTATACTG ataacacTGGGAACAGCACTCAAATTCCTACTGCACCTCAACTCTCCTCTAGAATGAAACACATTAAACAAGAGATGGCCAAAAATCACCTTCAGTTTGTGCGATTTGAAGCAACAGACCTCCATGGTGTATCCCGGTCTAAGAGTATCCCTGCACAATTTTTCCAA GAAAAAGTGATCCATGGCGTTTACATGCCCCGAGGTTATCTTGAATTGATACCAAATCCTAAGGACAATGAAGTGGATCACATAAGAGCAACATGTTTTAATAGTGACATAGTCCTGATGCCAGAGCTATCGACCTTCAGAGTTTTGCCGTGGGCCGAGAGGACAGCAAGGGTGATCTGTGACACGTTCACTGTGACTGGCGAGCCTCTGCTGACTTCCCCAAGGCACATCGCAAAGAGGCAGCTGAGCCGGCTGCAGGACTCTGACTTCTCCCTGTTCTCTGCCTTCATCTATGATTTTTGCACTTTTGGTGTACCCGAAATTATCAATTCAAAGACCATATCTCTTCCTGCTTCAGCATTGCTAAATGACCACGACCAGCCTTTCATCCAGGAACTCGTGGATGGGTTGTATCACACTGGGGCCAATGTTGAGAGCTTTTCCTCCTCTACCAGGCCTGGCCAGATGGAAATCTGCTTTCTGCCCGAATTTGGCATCAGTTCAGCTGATAATGCATTTACCTTTAGAACAGCTGTCAAAGAAGTGGCAAGGAAATATAATTACATCACCAGCTTTTTCATTGAGACTGGATTCTGCAATTCAGGAATTTTGTCTCATAGTCTCTGGGATGTCgatggaaaaaaaaacatgttctGTAGCAGTTCTGGAATGGAGCAGCTCACGACCACTGGGAAAAAATGGTTGGCAGGTCTCTTGAAGCACTCTGCTGCTCTCAGCTGCTTGATGGCTCCTGCTGCTAGCTGCCGGAAGCGCTATTTCAAGGACAGTAAAGACCTGAAGGAGAGTGTGCCGACAACGTGGGCATACAACGATAACAGCTGTGCTTTTAATATCAAGTGCCatggtgagaaaggcaccagaaTAGAAAATAAGCTGGGCTCAGCCACGGCAAACCCTTACCTGGTGCTGGCTGCCACTGTGGCTGCAGGCTTGGATGGACTTCAAAGAAACGATGGTGTTTTGGCTGCTCCAGAGGATGGCACAGACCTTCATCAGCCCAAATTTTCTGAGATCCCTTTGAAACTAGAAGATGCCCTCATGGCACTGGAGGAAGATCAATGTCTGAGACAGGCTCTAGGGGAAACTTTTATTCGATATTTTGTTGCCATGAAGAAATATGAGTTGGAAAGTGAAGAAACAGATGCTGAGAGAAATAAATTCTTAGAGTATTTTATTTAG